A genomic region of Nostoc sp. UHCC 0702 contains the following coding sequences:
- a CDS encoding anthranilate phosphoribosyltransferase family protein, with the protein MSNVFRELLKKVGSGNHTGENLTRAQAATATKMMLLGEATPAQIGAFLIAHRIRRPTGEELAGMLDAYDELGPKLQPIAWARPVIVFGLPYDGRTRTAPIAPITALLLAAVGQPIILHGGDRLPTKYGLPLVDIWQGLGIDWTSLLLSKTQQVFEQTGVGFVYTPVHFPLTKTIWEYRDQLGKRPPLATMELIWCPYAGDAHMIPGFVHPPTEAMFQVALGLRGVTKFTLVKGLEGSCDLPRDRTAIIALSVANAPQEIERLLLAPHEYGFTTKNVPLGSTEELVAGMHEVLAGKSGELMQTALWNGGFYLWQSGICPDMRSGIAKAQELFTSGAVAAKLQQLGKVVNSLFQPA; encoded by the coding sequence ATGAGCAATGTATTTAGGGAATTGCTGAAAAAAGTGGGCAGTGGAAACCACACGGGAGAAAATTTAACTCGTGCCCAAGCAGCCACCGCTACTAAAATGATGCTGCTGGGTGAAGCAACACCAGCCCAAATAGGAGCATTTTTGATTGCCCACCGCATCAGGCGACCCACCGGCGAAGAGTTAGCGGGCATGTTAGATGCCTACGATGAATTGGGGCCAAAGCTACAACCCATTGCCTGGGCACGTCCAGTGATAGTTTTTGGTCTACCTTATGATGGCAGAACGCGCACTGCACCAATTGCCCCAATCACGGCTTTATTACTGGCCGCAGTTGGGCAACCAATTATCCTGCATGGAGGCGATCGCTTGCCGACAAAGTACGGATTACCCCTAGTAGATATTTGGCAGGGATTAGGAATTGATTGGACTAGCTTACTACTCTCCAAAACTCAGCAGGTGTTTGAACAAACAGGAGTTGGCTTTGTTTATACACCTGTTCATTTTCCTTTAACTAAAACTATTTGGGAGTATCGCGACCAACTTGGCAAACGTCCACCCTTAGCCACAATGGAATTAATTTGGTGTCCTTATGCTGGGGATGCCCATATGATTCCTGGGTTCGTTCATCCTCCCACAGAAGCAATGTTCCAAGTAGCCTTGGGGTTGCGCGGAGTGACAAAATTTACCTTAGTCAAGGGATTAGAAGGTAGTTGCGATTTACCACGCGATCGCACTGCAATTATTGCTTTATCTGTAGCGAATGCACCCCAAGAAATAGAAAGGTTACTCCTTGCACCCCATGAATACGGCTTTACTACTAAGAATGTACCCCTTGGTAGCACCGAAGAACTGGTTGCTGGTATGCATGAGGTGTTGGCTGGGAAATCTGGGGAACTCATGCAAACAGCTTTGTGGAATGGCGGGTTTTATCTGTGGCAAAGTGGCATTTGTCCAGATATGCGATCGGGTATAGCCAAGGCGCAAGAATTATTCACTAGTGGCGCAGTAGCCGCCAAACTTCAACAACTGGGTAAAGTAGTAAATTCACTGTTTCAGCCAGCATGA
- a CDS encoding LysR family transcriptional regulator: protein MRLEQLQAFLAIAETGSFQQAARKCGVTQSTISRQIQSLEADIGVELFHRTSHAKLTLGGERLLPRVRKICTEWEIATQELTDLIAGKQPELCIAVIHSLCASYLPPVLQKFCHDYPEVQLRVTSLGSDRALKVLKDGLVDLAIVMNNRFLTTAREMVVEVLYDEPIEVLVGAHHPLAQYERIPWSELVRYPQVVFKDGYGMQRLVQDKFERLETTLQAALEVNTLDAFRGVVRQGELIALLPRSALMEALHDPTLAVRSLASNTTGAASDNTGLTRRVVMVTTQDRLQIPPINHFWQLVRENIPPQFQQQRSAS, encoded by the coding sequence ATGCGGCTAGAGCAGTTGCAAGCCTTTTTGGCGATCGCGGAAACTGGCAGCTTTCAACAAGCAGCCCGAAAATGTGGTGTCACCCAATCGACTATCAGTCGCCAAATCCAGTCCTTGGAAGCTGATATTGGGGTAGAACTATTTCACAGAACCAGTCACGCCAAATTAACTCTGGGAGGTGAACGTTTACTACCTCGTGTCCGCAAAATTTGCACTGAGTGGGAGATAGCTACACAAGAATTAACAGATTTAATTGCAGGAAAGCAGCCAGAACTATGCATTGCCGTGATTCACTCGTTATGTGCTTCTTACCTGCCACCAGTGCTGCAAAAATTTTGTCACGATTATCCAGAAGTACAATTGCGAGTCACATCATTGGGTAGCGATCGCGCCCTCAAAGTCCTCAAAGATGGATTGGTAGACCTAGCAATTGTGATGAATAATCGCTTTTTAACCACTGCCAGAGAGATGGTGGTAGAAGTACTATATGATGAACCCATAGAAGTCTTGGTTGGAGCGCATCATCCCCTAGCCCAATATGAACGCATCCCTTGGTCGGAGCTAGTTCGTTATCCGCAAGTAGTTTTTAAAGATGGATATGGAATGCAACGCCTAGTGCAAGACAAGTTTGAACGATTGGAAACCACACTCCAGGCAGCTTTAGAGGTAAATACCTTAGATGCCTTCCGGGGAGTGGTGCGACAAGGCGAACTCATAGCTTTGCTACCTCGTTCAGCACTTATGGAAGCACTGCATGATCCCACCTTAGCAGTTCGCTCCCTAGCTAGTAATACCACTGGTGCTGCATCTGACAATACAGGTTTGACTCGTCGCGTAGTTATGGTAACTACTCAAGACCGTCTCCAGATACCCCCAATTAATCACTTTTGGCAACTGGTACGGGAAAATATCCCACCGCAATTTCAGCAGCAGCGATCGGCTTCTTAA